One Solidesulfovibrio fructosivorans JJ] genomic window carries:
- a CDS encoding UvrD-helicase domain-containing protein codes for MEQYLADLHIHSRYSRATSKGLTPYNLAAWGEIKGLTVVATGDFTHPGWLDELKEALTPDGTGLLRLNDPKGLAGQIPWLPDAHPAGRVRFLLSAEISSIYKRGGKVRKVHNLVYMPSFEAAEKLNAKLAKVGNLASDGRPILGLDSRHLLEMTLETDPLAFLVPAHIWTPWFSLFGSKSGFDSVEECYGSLAKEIFAMETGLSSDPEMNWTLSALDRFRMISNSDAHSGEKLGRECNIFSGDPSYEGIYRALRGQGLGPKFCGTVEFFPEEGKYHLDGHRECGVVMEPAEAKARGGLCPVCGKPMTLGVLHRVLDLADRTEPVRPEGMPGFTSLVPLDELAGEVMGVGPKTAKAHGLVARMLARFGSELTVLREAPAEEIGRVSTALAEAVSRMRRGRVLRTPGFDGQYGRIAVFTPEERRELKVGRFLAVPPTPDAAKAAREPAAEDDPPAEPPPAPGSAAAPAPPKPFDRGLNPAQRAAVDSQARHLLVVAGPGTGKTHTLLAKIRALLDTGAPPGDILAVTFTRRAAGELRERLARDAGMAEDAATEASQDAPALPWADTLHALALAAWTASGGQEPVLLSEDASRRLFATVNPELSGARLRAAWRELSLARERLTPLPPADTAGLGLYAARYARQKSDWNLLDFTDLLEFWLEKLVAGSEQPTCAHVLVDEVQDLTPLQLAVIAALVGRDRASLFAIGDPDQSIYGFRGAAPGVRAELLAAWPDLEVAALAENYRSTQPVLNLAAGLFPGRAPLVSRLSSETPVASEIQLFEAPTAAGEAGWMGERIQALLGGTSLTLARDLSAETLAPGDLAVLVRFSGLIGPIRKSLERFGIPCAAPEADAFWNEPRVRLLLAAAGRLMGLPAPADVEKPPTLPDRVLAKGPLGLSAYLGDIAPFDRLFWQGPEFRDLCRAFDAHGGWAGLLNHVATQTELELVGKRAQKVRIMSLHAAKGLEFAAVFLPALEDGILPFAGSDFLSGKPGHLAGQMDEEEERRLFYVGLTRAKSRLFLSHALRRDLFGRRLMLKRSRFLENLDLGGVRRRALRARTVSQVKQLGLFDADAPTR; via the coding sequence GGACTTCACCCACCCGGGCTGGCTCGACGAGCTCAAGGAAGCCCTGACCCCGGACGGGACCGGGCTTTTGCGCCTCAATGATCCCAAGGGACTGGCCGGACAAATACCCTGGCTGCCCGACGCGCATCCGGCCGGCCGGGTGCGCTTTTTGCTTTCGGCGGAAATAAGCTCCATCTACAAACGCGGCGGCAAGGTCCGCAAGGTCCACAACCTCGTCTACATGCCTTCCTTCGAGGCGGCCGAAAAGCTCAACGCCAAGCTGGCCAAGGTCGGCAACCTGGCTTCCGACGGCCGCCCGATCCTGGGCCTCGACAGCCGCCATCTGCTGGAGATGACCCTGGAGACCGACCCGCTGGCCTTTCTCGTGCCGGCCCATATCTGGACGCCGTGGTTTTCGCTTTTCGGCTCCAAGTCGGGCTTCGATTCGGTGGAGGAGTGCTACGGCTCCCTGGCCAAGGAAATCTTCGCCATGGAGACCGGGCTGTCCTCGGACCCGGAGATGAACTGGACGCTCTCCGCCCTGGACCGCTTCCGGATGATCTCCAATTCCGACGCCCACTCCGGCGAAAAGCTCGGCCGCGAATGCAACATCTTTTCCGGCGACCCGTCCTACGAGGGCATCTACCGGGCGCTACGCGGCCAGGGGCTGGGACCGAAATTTTGCGGTACTGTGGAATTCTTCCCGGAAGAGGGAAAATACCACCTCGACGGCCACCGGGAATGCGGCGTGGTCATGGAGCCGGCCGAGGCCAAGGCGCGCGGCGGCCTGTGCCCGGTGTGCGGCAAGCCCATGACGCTCGGGGTGCTGCACCGGGTGCTCGATCTGGCCGACCGCACCGAGCCCGTGCGGCCGGAGGGCATGCCCGGGTTCACGTCCCTCGTTCCCTTGGACGAGCTGGCCGGCGAGGTCATGGGCGTCGGGCCCAAGACGGCCAAGGCCCATGGGCTGGTGGCCCGGATGCTGGCCCGCTTCGGTTCGGAACTGACCGTGCTGCGCGAGGCCCCGGCCGAGGAGATCGGCCGGGTGAGCACCGCCCTGGCCGAGGCCGTCAGCCGCATGCGCCGGGGCCGGGTTCTGCGCACGCCCGGGTTCGACGGCCAATACGGCCGCATCGCGGTATTCACCCCCGAGGAGCGCCGCGAACTCAAGGTCGGCCGGTTTCTGGCCGTGCCGCCGACGCCCGACGCGGCCAAGGCCGCCCGTGAACCGGCCGCCGAGGACGATCCGCCCGCGGAACCGCCGCCCGCGCCGGGAAGCGCCGCCGCCCCGGCCCCGCCCAAGCCCTTTGACCGGGGCCTCAACCCCGCCCAGCGCGCGGCCGTGGATTCGCAGGCCCGCCATCTGCTCGTGGTCGCCGGTCCGGGCACGGGCAAAACCCATACGCTTTTGGCCAAAATCCGGGCCTTGCTCGATACCGGCGCGCCGCCGGGCGACATCCTGGCCGTGACCTTCACCCGCCGGGCGGCCGGGGAACTTCGGGAACGGCTGGCCCGCGACGCCGGGATGGCGGAAGACGCCGCGACAGAGGCCTCGCAGGACGCCCCCGCCCTGCCCTGGGCCGACACCCTGCACGCCCTGGCCCTTGCCGCCTGGACCGCTTCCGGCGGCCAGGAACCGGTGCTGCTCTCCGAGGACGCGTCCAGACGCCTTTTCGCCACGGTCAACCCGGAGCTGTCCGGGGCCAGGCTGCGGGCCGCCTGGCGCGAGCTGTCCCTGGCCCGGGAACGGCTCACGCCCCTTCCCCCGGCCGACACCGCCGGCCTGGGACTCTACGCCGCCCGCTACGCCCGTCAGAAATCCGACTGGAACCTGCTCGATTTTACCGATCTGCTGGAATTCTGGCTGGAAAAGCTGGTCGCCGGCAGTGAACAGCCGACCTGCGCCCATGTGCTGGTGGACGAGGTCCAGGACCTGACCCCGCTGCAACTGGCCGTGATCGCCGCCCTGGTCGGCCGCGACCGGGCCTCACTTTTCGCCATCGGCGACCCGGACCAGTCCATCTATGGATTTCGGGGCGCGGCCCCGGGCGTGCGGGCCGAGCTGCTCGCGGCCTGGCCGGATCTGGAAGTCGCTGCCCTGGCCGAGAACTACCGCTCCACCCAGCCGGTCCTGAACCTGGCCGCCGGGCTTTTCCCGGGCCGCGCGCCGCTGGTTTCGCGCTTAAGCTCCGAAACGCCCGTGGCCAGCGAGATACAACTTTTCGAGGCGCCGACCGCCGCCGGCGAGGCCGGCTGGATGGGCGAACGCATCCAGGCGCTTTTAGGCGGCACCTCGCTGACCCTGGCCCGCGATCTTTCCGCCGAGACCCTGGCCCCGGGCGACCTGGCCGTGCTGGTGCGCTTTTCCGGGCTCATCGGCCCCATCCGCAAAAGCCTCGAGCGCTTCGGCATCCCCTGCGCCGCGCCCGAGGCCGACGCCTTCTGGAACGAGCCCAGGGTACGGCTGCTTCTGGCCGCGGCCGGACGCCTCATGGGCCTGCCCGCGCCGGCGGACGTGGAAAAGCCGCCCACCTTGCCCGACCGGGTGCTGGCCAAGGGGCCGCTCGGGCTTTCGGCCTATCTCGGCGACATCGCGCCCTTCGACCGCCTGTTCTGGCAGGGACCGGAATTCCGCGACCTGTGCCGGGCCTTCGACGCCCATGGCGGCTGGGCCGGCCTGCTCAACCACGTGGCCACCCAGACCGAACTCGAGCTGGTGGGCAAGCGCGCCCAGAAGGTGCGCATCATGTCCCTGCACGCGGCCAAGGGTCTGGAATTCGCGGCCGTGTTTCTGCCGGCCCTGGAAGACGGCATCCTGCCCTTTGCCGGCTCGGATTTTTTAAGCGGAAAGCCCGGACATCTGGCCGGACAGATGGACGAGGAGGAAGAGCGGCGGCTTTTCTACGTCGGGCTCACCCGGGCCAAAAGCCGGCTCTTCCTGTCCCACGCCTTGCGCCGCGACCTTTTCGGCCGCAGGCTCATGCTCAAGCGCTCACGATTTTTGGAGAATCTTGATCTCGGCGGGGTGCGGCGCCGGGCGCTTCGGGCGCGCACG